The nucleotide window GGAGCAAAGGCCAGATGCCGCGTCTGCAGCGCCAGACCAAGGCAATAAAGCCCGGTTGCTCCCATCACCTTTTCATAGGTGTCTGCGGAAAGTTTCTGCAGGAAAAGACTGTCAATGCCGATGAAGCACCAGATGACCAGCACCAGGAAATACCGCAAGATCAGGGCTGCCTGTTCGGTATCAGGCCGCTGCGACAGGACATGACGCAGTTGCATGACGCTCTGAACAAGGAACCTTATGGGATCATGCCGTGCTTTCATGAAGGTCCAATCTTGGTATCAGGCCCGCATCAGGCCGTTTTGCGCGTTACTTGTGACTGGATCGCCAGCTGCAACGCCTCTGCGGTTTGCGGTTTGCCGAAATAGTAGCCCTGAGCCTTGTCGCAATGTTCCAGTTCGAGATGGCGGACCACCTCCTCGGATTCGACCCCTTCGGCGATCACCTCGAAACCGAGGGAATGGCCAAGGGTGATGGTGGCCCTTACGATGGCCGCGTCCGATGGATTGTTGAGCAGATCGCGCACGAAAGACTGATCGATCTTGAGCCGGTCGACCGGGAAATGCTTGACGTAGGAAAGCGAGGAGCAGCCGGTCCCGAAGTCATCAATGGAGATCTTGACGCCGAGGTCCCTGAGCTGCTGCAACTGCAGGGCAACCTGCTCGCGATCATGCAAAACGATGCTTTCGGTCAGTTCCAGATCGAGCAGATGCGGTGGCAGTCCCGTTTCGGACAGGATGCGGGCGACCAGCAGAGGCACCGACTGGCGCTGGAACTGGACCGGCGACAGATTGACCCCGATGGTGAATTCAGGCAGCCCCATGTCAAGCCATCTTGCGCCCTGCCGGCAGGCTTCGCGGATCACCCATTCGTTGATCGGCATGATGAGGCCATTGCGTTCGGCGCGAGCCAGAAACTCACTAGGCGCAACCAGATTGCCATCCATATCGCGCATGCGCAGCAGGGCCTCGCAGCCGGTGATGTGGCCGTTGCGAATATCGATCTGGCGCTGATAGAGCAGCTCGAAGCGGTCGCTTTCCAGAGCCTCGCGCAGCGTGTTGTCGAGCCGTCTTTCCTCACGAGCGCGGGCGTCCATGTTGGCAACAAAGAAGCTGAAGCCATTGCCGTTGGCAGCCTTGGTGCGATACATCGCCAGATCGGCGTTGCGCATCAGATGCTCATAACTGTTGCCGTCTTCCGGGTGAATCGAAATGCCCACCGAGGCTGTCACGGGCGTTGACAGCTTGACATCGGCAATCGCGCCGGGCATCGCCTCCATGGCAGCATGGCACAGGTCCTCGACCTGGGAATCGGATGAGATGTTGGACTGCAGGATGGCGAATTCATCGCCGCCCAGACGGGCCACGAGATCGTCCGGCCCGGTGATCATGCGCAGGCCATCCGCCACGCGGGTGAGCAGCTCGTCACCTGTGGCGTGGCCGTGGATGTCGTTGACCTGCTTGAAGCCATCAAGGTCGATCAGATGCAGTGCAAATCGCCCATCGCCACGGCGGCAGCGACCGATTTCACGCTCGACCCTGTCCTTCAACAGCGCCCGGTTGGCGAGGCCGGTCAACGTGTCATGATGGGCCAGATGATGCAGATGGGTTTCAGCCGCCTTGCGATCGGTAATGTCCTGAGAAGAGGTAACCACGCCGATCACCTGGTCTCCTTCAACGAGCGGTGACTTGGTGGTCAGGAAGATGCGCTTGTTGCTGTCAGCACCGATGATCTCTTCTTCAAACGAGCGAATACCATGCTTTGACGTGATGACGAGCTGGTCGATGGAATCATAGCGCTCGGCAATCTGCGAACCAAAAATCTCGGCCCTGTGCCGACCAACAACCTGTTCCACCCGTAGACCGAGATAGTTGGCCTGATTGACATTCATGAAAAGATAGCAGCCATCGAGATCCGTGGCGCTGACCATGACGGGAAGGGTATTGATCACGTTAACAAGGCGGGAAGCGCTCTCGCGTTGCGTCCAGGCCAGAATGCTTTCGCTCTTTTTCAGGGACTCGAGCAGAGAGTTGGCCCGATTGGAAAGGACCTTGCTCTGGCGATGCATCTTGAGGAGGTTGCGGGCGCGGGCGATGAATTCGCGATGATCGACCGGGCTGATGAGCAGGTCCGTCGCGCCAGCATCCAGTGCGCGCAGACGAAGGCGCCGGTCTTCGAAAACGGTAACGACGATGATCGGAATGTCCGTCAGTCGTCTGTCAGAACGGATCTGACCAATGAAGTCGTCGCCCCGCATGCCGGGCATGCTGAAATCCGTGAGAATCAGATCGGGCGTGTTTCCCCTCAACCAGGCAAGCGCATCAATCGGACCTGAACAGGTCACAACCTCTACTTCAGCCTCGATGCGCCGCGCAATCTGGGCATAGATCTGTCTGTTGGTATTCTGATCGTCAACGATCAAGATGAGTGCCATTTTGAGCCCCGCGGTCCCCTGTGCGTTGTTCGCCCTTCCCCAAGAACGAATGGCTTTTGACGGTAATGGAGCTACCCTAGGGCAAAGATGTTAATGACACAGGTCAAAAGTGTTACGCCACAGGCCCGCGTGTCCAAAAGCTTCAGCTATCGTAAATAGAGAGTTTATTTACCCGCTGTTATGGACTCGTTCCGCACAGACAGACCCATTGCAGGCCCTCAATGGAGCGTTGCCAGAGACGACGACAGTGCGAATCTGCAGACTGGCAAACAGGCGGGACAGCCGGACGAATAGGCCGGGTCAGCGCATGCCGCTCCACGGGTCGCCGGAAAACTCGCGGCCAACAGCCTTTGCAGGCCCGGACTTGTCTGCCGATGCCATCTGGCGGGCCCGCTCAACAACTGCAGCGGTCTGGGGATCGTTTCTGGCATACTCATTGCGCATGCCCGACACGGTCAATTGTCCGGTTGCCGCCAAATAGCTGTAGATGGCAATCACAGAATCGGCCTGGGAATAGATTTCCAGCTCTCTGGCATCCAGAAGTGATACTTCGGCATCGAGAATATCCAGATAGGACCTCTGCCCAGCCTTTTCCTCAATCTTGATGCCACGCAACAGGTTGCTCGCCGCATTGACCTCGGCCTTGGCCTGCCGCTTGGCAGCTTCTGCGGCCTTGTAGCGCAGGAATTGCTCCCGGGCACTGGCCTTGATCTTTGCCGTCAGGGCATTGGTCTGATGAACCTGCTGGCTTCTGGCCGCGCGCGCCCGTTCAACCTCTGCCAGGCGGGCGCCGCCATCAAACAGCGGCAGGCTCAGCCGCAGGGACAGGCTGCGGTCGGACTTGTTGGCCTCGGCGACGCTCGAGGCGAAATTCTCCGAGATATTGCCGCTCAGATCCAGTGTTGGCAGAAAGGCTCCCTGAGCCGACTTCACCGCATAGTCTGCGGCCCTGTCGCTGGCTCTTGAGGCCCTGAGATCGGGATGCATCTGCAAAGCCTTTTTCGCCGCTTCATCGGGCGTTGCAGGCAGATAGCGGACAGGCATCTGCGGATAGATCAGATCCCCCGGCTTGTAGCCGACCAGCGCCTCATAGCGCCCTGCGGCTCCGCCGAGGTCTGCCTGCGCGCCTTCCAGCGAGGCATAGGCCCGATAAAGCAGCGCTTCGGTCTTGGACAGATCGGTCCGCGTCAGCTCGCCAGCCCTGATCCGTGCCTGCGTCGCCCGCTTCTGTTTTTCCAGATTGGCAACATGCTCGCGCCGCAAGATGATCATCTTGCGGGCGGCGTAGACATCCATATAGGCCTTGACCGCTTCGAGAAGGATTTCCCGCTCGCGGCTACGCACCTGATAGTAACCGGATTTCTCTTCGTATTTGGCCTTGATGAGGTTGTTGCGGTTGCGGAAGCCATTGAACAGACGCTGGCTCGCCTCGATGCCATACTGGCTGGTGCGCGTCCGGTCGGTTCCACCGGCCTTGAGATTTTCCTCTACCATCGAATGGGAGGCATAGGCGTTGACTTGCGGCATGAACGCGGACGTGGCCTTCTTTGTCATCGCCTTCTTGACGTCAAGCCCGGCCTCTTCGGCCTGAATTTCAGGGTTGTTATCATAAACATCGTAGAGCATCTGCGCCAGATTGTCGGCGCGGGCAGGCGTCATGGTGAAGACAGAGACCGTGACGAGCAGGGCTGCCACCAGACGCAGTCTGGCGCCTGCTTTCGTTGCGCCGACTCTTGTGCGGCTCATGGCGTCCCTTGCCTCAAACATTGTCTTCTGCTTGCTCATTCCTGCCCATTCCACTGCGAGGCGCGACCGAACGCATCTTGAACGTATTACGCCCCCTCCAGTCTTAGATATTCATGGTTAATAAAGCGGAAAGGAACGAAAAGACGGCCGTTTAATCAGTGCGCCCGAGGCGCATTCACCGATGCTCCTTCAGGAAGCCCCGGGACAGCTCAAGGGGGCCTTGGTGGCTAGCGTTCGGAGAAGGCAACGTCCATCGAGCGATAGACTGGCTTGAGCAGATAGCGGGCCAGCGACTTGGAGCCCGTCACGATGTCTGCAGTGACAACCATGCCCGGCAGCACGGGATAGGACGTGCCCTTGCGGTTGAACTCGTTCTTGTCGAGCGCAATCTGCACCTTGAAATAGGGCTGTCCGTCCTGATCTTCAAACGAGGTCGCAGAGATCGTCTTGACCTTGCCCTCAAGCGAGCCGAAGACATAGGGATCGAAGGTGGAAACCGTCACCTTGGCGTCCGCGTCCAGATGGATGTGACCGATATCCTTGGGATTGACACGCACATCGGCGACGATCTTGCGGTCATCGGGCACGATGCGGGCCACCACCTCGCCAGAGCGCACCACGGCGCCGACCGTATTGATCGGCAGCTCCTGCACGATGCCATTGGTTGGTGACACCAGATCAAGGCTGGCCACGCGGTCCTGCTGCTTGGTCAGCAGGCGGGTGACCTCTGCCAGCTCACTGGCATTCTTTGATTTTTCCTTGGCAAGATCGCTGAAGATCTTGGCGCGGGCCTCATCAAGCTGGATCTGCGCTTCCTTGGCCTGTTCCCGGGTGGTCGAGATCTTGCCATCCAGCGCGTAAAGGCGCGAGCGGGATTCCTCCAGTGTGGCTTCCGCTTCCAGCACCGAGCGGCGCGAAGCATATTGCTGCTTGAGCAGCCCGTCGAGGATGTTATATTGCTCTTGGGCAATTTCCATCCGTTTGACGCCACTCCTGTGTTCGGAAACGGCGGCCCGATATTCGGCTTCGCGGCGGGCAAGCTGGGAGGCGTATTTGGCCAGTTCGCGGTTGATGCGCTCCTTTTCGGAAGCAAAGACATCCTGCTGTGACCGGGCAATGTTGGCATAGCGCTGATCGCCGCTATCAAACAGCAACAGCTCCTGTTGCCGGGTCAGGGCATCTATGGTCGCGATGGACATTCTGAGAGAGGCTGCACGGATCGCCAGCTGATCGCGCTCACTTTCCGTTGCCGTCGGGCGCAGCCTGACAAGCGGCTGGCCGGCGGTTACCCGGTCGCCCTCGGTAACGAGGATCTTGTCGATATAGCCGCCTTCCAGATGCTGGACATTCTGCACCGAACCGAGCGGCTGGATCTGACCACCAGCGTGGGTCACCTCAAGCACCGAGGTGACAAAGGCCCAGAGGATGAAGACAGCCAAAAACCCCAGACACCCCGTCACCACATAGGCGAACAGCTGCGGCGGCTGTTCTGCCTCCAGCGCCAACGGCAGTGTCAGTGTCTTGGAATCAAGACCAGTGTTTTTGGACACGAACAATTTCACAGATTCAATCCTGGAAATGCCTTTTGCGCCGTTGCCAGCAACCGCACAAAACCCTTCCCGTTCTACTCTTCATACTCAAGAACAAAAAGGCCAAACCCTTTTCGCACTGACGCATGACCCGCGCGTGATTGCATGAGGCAACCCTGGCCACACCCGGCCCCAGAATAGCGCGAGGAGGGTTAATACATCCTTGCCTAAAAATCCCGAATTTTCCGTTTCCCGCCTGAGGTTATCGGGAATGAGGGCGGAGATCAGGCAACCGATTTGTTGAAGGCGTCCAACTGAGGAAGGACTTTCTCTGGCGGACCGTTCAGAATGACCTGTCCCTCATAGAGAACCAGAATGCGATCGGCCATCTTCATGTGGCTCGGGCGCTGGGTGGTGAACAGAATGGTCGATGCGCCACGCATCGTTTCCAGATGATCCATGAACTTGCGGTCGGTTTCAAAATCCAGATAGTTGGCCGGTTCATCAAGGAAATAGTAGGTTGCCGCCTTGCTGAAGCTGCGACAGAGCAGCAGTTTCTGCTTGAGGGCGTCGGGCATCTGATGGATGGTCTCGGCCTTGAGGCGGGTGTCCAGCCCTTCGGGCAGATCCGGATCATCGGCCTCGATGTTGAACTGGGCCATCAGATCGAGCATTTTGCTGCGGTTGGTTTCCGGATCGTTGAGATGGAAATTCTGCGCCACGGTGCCATAGAAGAAGGTCGCGTTGTCAGGCTGATAGCTGATTTCGAAGCGCAACTCTCCCAGATCCATCTGCCGGATGTCGAGATGATCAAAGCCCACTGCGCCCGCGACCGGTCGGTAGATACCAGCCAGCAGCTTCAGGAAGGTCGACTTGCCACCGCCGCTCGGGCCGGTAATGGCGACGATCTCACCGGGATTGATGACCACATTGGCGCTCTTGATGGCAGCATCAGCAGCCTGCGGATAGCGGAAGGACAGATTCTTGGTTGAAATATGTCCCTCGAACTTGCGCGAGATGCTGGGCACGACGCCGGGCATGCGCTCGGTCTGGGTGCGCATCAGGTTGTTCACCATGCGGACGGCTTCGATCAGCTTGCCGATACGGGACAGACTGAGAAAGGCATTCTGCAGCGGCGCCAGAACACGCCAGATCAGGGCCATGATGGCGATCAGGCCGCCGACGCCGAGGTTGCCCTCCATGACCATGATGGTGCCCGTAGCCAGCGTGGCGATGCCTGCGGCCATGGACAGCGCCTGACTGATCGTCTGCACCTGACGGGAAAAATGCTGTGCCCGGAAATCGAGCGCGGCAAAATTGGCCGATGCTTCCTCATAGCGCTTCTGCCAGATGGCCTCGCCGCCGACACTCTTGATTTCCCGGTGCATCAGAAACAGCTCCATCATGATGTTCTGTTTCTTTGACTTGGCATCGCCTGACTGCATGGTCTGGCGCTTGGCAATCGGAACCGTCACCAGCGCCAGAACAATGTAGCAGACAACGAGCATCGACGGGATCGCAGCGATCCAGCCGCCGATGAGGGCGATGGCGGTGATGAACACCAGCACGAAGGGCAGATCCAGCACCGCCGTGCCAAAGGAGCCGAGAAAGATCTCGCGCAGCTTTTCAAACTGCCTCAGGCGCGCCAGCTGTGCCCCCATTGAGGCATTCTGCACCATGGTGTAGGGCAAATAGAGCAGGCGCTGGAAGACCTCGACGGAAAGCGCTGTGTCAAACCGAGCGCCGACATAGGCCAGAATGCGGGTACGCAGCGCCCTCAGCGCGTGGTCGGCGGCAATAACCAGACCAACCCCGATGACAAACATCATCAGACTGCCTGGTGCCTTGGAGGGGATGGCGTAGCCATAGACCGTCATGATGAAGATCGGAACCGCCATGGCAGCAATGTTGATGCCGAAGTTGATCACGAACAGCGACAGGAACAGCTTGCGGAAGGAAGCCGCGGCATGGGTCACCCAGCCGAATGACTGGACAAACCGGGTCTGGCTGGCAACATCGATCGGCTTGATATAATAGACGAGCACCGGGCGTTCGGGACTGGCGATCTCTTCTTGCTGCCCTGTCAGACCATTGAAGCAGCTCAAACTGCGGGTCGCATAGTCGACGGCCAGCACGATGCGGACAAGACCATCCTCATCCTCATAGAGGCAGGGCATCTTTTCATTCGAGAGCTGCCCCAGCCTGGCCTCATCGGCGATGGCCACATAGTTGAGCCGTGTCAGCACGGCCCTCAGGCCGGTCATGTCGTCCACGGTGTTGAAATGCGGCAGAACCTGCGCCAGATGGCGGCCACCACCAGCCCAGCCGATCAGTGCCAGCAGAACCTGTACGCAGCGCCCCGCCGAGCTGTGATAGTCGATACCGGACCAGCGCTCGCTAATCCCCAGACGTTCTTCAAACTCAGAGAAAGGAACCGAAGCGAGATCCGCTTCCGACGACAGCAGGGCGGCATCGCCAGCAAACAGGTCTTCATCGTCCATTGCTTCTGTCTGCAAGGACGGGTCGTCGGCAAGGTGATGGTCGTTGGAATATTGCGCCAGATCGGACAGCGCGACGTCCCCCTCATCCAGCTGCCGAGCTGCCTCGGCAAAGGACGCGCCTTCAAGCGGCCGCCTGGATGGCTGTCGGAGCAGGACCGGATTGCTGTGTTTCTTGCCCTTGTTGCTGCGCTCGGCCGGTCGGATCGGCCGAAACGCGATCTTGCGGCTGGCGTCAGAGACGCTGATATTGGCAGATGGCGGGACGTCGGACCCGGATGTCTTGTCGATCATACCGACCCTCCGGCTGCAACAGTTCTGGGCGCTGATGCCCTCAAGTCCTGACCGTCTGAAGCGACGGGTTTGCCTGCTTCCGGCTTTTGCGGCTCAATTGGTTGCAGCCCCCCGTCCCTCAGGCAAAACTGCCCGTCGGCGAGCGCCAGGAAGGAAGGTCGGTTGGACAGGAACACAATTGTCATGGACCCACGCAGGTCCTCAAGCCCCTTGCGCAGAAGCGCGTCCGAGCGCTGGTCGAGCAATGCGTTGGCTTCTTCCAGTACCAGAATTTTCGGCTTGCGGGCGATCGCCCGGGCAATACAGATGCGCTGCCGGAAACTCGGCGGCAGGGTCTCGTTGCCGCCCATTCCGAGCGGCATGTCATAGCCATGGGGCAGTTGCTGGATGTCGCTCTCCAACCCGATCAGCTGGGCCGCATAGCGCGCATCATGCAGCCCCTCGCGCGGGTTGAACAGCGTGAGATTTTCCAGAATCGTGCCGCTGAAAATGGCCGGACTATTGGAGACATAGGCGATGGAGCCGGACAGATCCGCGTCTATCAGGGCCTCAAGATCTTCCCCGCCCATACGGATTTGTCCCTGATCAGGCAGAGACACCGCCCGCATAATCCGCAGCAAGTGATGATCATCGCTGACCTTGTTGCCCTTGATGCCGATGAAGGTGCCGTGCGGAATAGTCATCGAGATGTGATATTCATCCTGCCCCTCGCGCATCCGCGACCGGATGACAACGTCCTTCAGCGAGATCTCGCCCGTCTCGAGGCTGAGCGAAACGATCTGCCGGTCCGGCTCGGGGTTGATCGAAAACAGCTCGTCAACATTCTGCTTGACCAGATCGAAGTTGCTCAATTCGCTCCACGAGCGGATCGATCGCACCAGAACCTCGACCGCGCGACCGCCCAGCAGCAGACAGCAGGCAAGCGAACCGATGGACTGTGACCCCTCGATCACCAGCAGGGCGCCGCTCGATACAATGGTGATCATGGTGATCGAGGCAAAGGATGCACTGAGCGACTGGGTCGCGCCATCAAGCTTGACCGAGCGATGGAAGGCAACCGCGATCGCTTCCTGAAGACGTTCATAGCGCCGCATCATCTGTGGCTCGCAGGCCATGGTCTTGATCGCCTCGATGCCGGACAGGGCCTCAATGACAAAGTCATATTTGCGCCGATCCAGTTGCTGCCGTTCGTCCTGCAGATCCTGAATGCCCCTTGCCCGGACCAGCAGACGCCAGGCGAAGACGGCGAAGACGCAAACCAGCAAGCCGGCAATCGTCGGGCTGACGATGACCATCACCCCCAGGAAGATGAAAATGAACGGCAGGTCGACGAGCCCCATGCGCGCCGGGCCAGCAAACATGCGGGCTGTTACCGACAGGGCATTCATGCGGTCGATATGGGTGCTGGCGGGGTTCTTCTCGAGTGCTTCAGGCGTTGCCAGCAACACCCGGCGGATCGCTTCGACACCGGAAACATAATCAATATAGGACGAAGACCAGCCGGAAATATGGGAGCGCACGATCTTGAGCATGGTGTCGACAACCAGCACGACGGCCAGCCCCATGATCAGATAGAACAGCGTCGAATAGGACTGGTTCGGGATGATCCGGTCATAGATCTGCAGAATCACCAGCGGCATACCCAGCCCCAGCATATTGATCACGAAGGACGCGGCCATAATGCGTTTGGGCACACGCACCTGCTCGGCGAACCAGGTCGTCCGCATCGAATTTGGCGGCTGAAAAACGTCGTGAAACCGCGCAAGGCCAGCCTTGAAGGTGGCGAGCAGTCCTCGTCTATTCTCGGTCTTGCGACTGTTCATCATCTCTTGGGCTCATGCATCATTCATCGTGCTCTTATCCGGACAGCGGGACGAATGAGTAAACGGATATTTCCAAACAACTCCTATATGACGTCAACTCTCTTGATCTTTTCTTAACCACCTTTGCAATTTTTGGACAATTCAAATTCAAACCAATAAGAAATTGAACATTTTACGCCTCGCTAACCATTCCAGGAAAGGGCCGATTAAGCACGCATACTATAGCGTCAGAGCCAAATGTCCGTTCGTTGAAGACGAAGAAAAGTTAAGGATCCTGGCAATGGCTGACACCAAAGCACCAGACTTGAAAGCAGAAGCAACCCAATCGAAGTTCGAAGCAAACCGTGTTCAGCAGACGATGCAGAAAGCGGAAGCCCAGCGTGCCAGCGATTATGACACCGGCGACCATCTCGCCTTGCGTCAGGATATCCTGAACCCGAACCTGCATTACGGATTGGCCAATGAAGATGAGATGCTTCTGCCTCTTACCCAGTCAGGTGACGTTCAGTCCGGTGCCGCCGATACCGGCTCGGGACCCGCGGTGACGGGCGATGGCTCCAGCTTCCCGAGCACCAGCGATGGTACCTTGTCTTCCCCTTCCGCATCTTCCGGCCCGTCAGCCCCGGAAGAGATCGCCTTCGTCGCGCCTGAAAGCCAGCGTCTCTCCATCAACAACGCCCCGACCGGGACATCCCTTTCCCAGCCGGATCTTGGTGGGGAAGAGCCTCTAACCATCGCAACAGCGGCCAGCAAACCCATCGACGGCGGCTCGGCATCTGGCGGATCCATGCCCCCTGCTGAAGACGCGACGCAAGACGTCAACCATGATGTCGAGGCCATCGACAGCAGGGAAAGCGTTACCGAAGGATCGGTCCTCGACAGCGCGGTGACCGCAACCGACCTTGATGGCGACAGCATCACCTATTCCCTCGATGGCCAGCCGTCCGAAGGCTCCGTCAGCCTCAATGCCGATGGCTCCTACAGCTTTACCCCCGGCGCCGACTTTGATGACCTCGCCGTGGGCGAGAGCCGCACCGTCTCCTTCAGCTTCACCGCTGATGATGGCCATGGCTCCACCGATCAGGGCACCGTCACCATTGAGGTGACCGGCACCAATGACGCCCCGACCGCCATTGATCTCTCCGCCAGCACGGTGGACGAGAATGCCGCAGGCGCCGTCATCGGAACCCTCTCCACCACCGATGTGGATGTCTCCGACAGCCACAGCTACACCGTCTCCGATGATCGCTTCGAGGTCGTCGAGGATGGCTCCGGCAATATGGTGCTGCAGCTCAAAGACGGCGAGAGCCTCGATCATGAGAGCGAAGCGACTGTCACCGTGACCGTCACCTCAACCGACAATAATGGTGCATCGGTCGCCGAGGACTTCACCATCTCGGTCAACGACCTCAACGAGGCCGTCACCGCCGATGATGCATCCGAGACCACAGCCGAGAATGTCACCCTCGACAGCAGGGTCACCGCAACCGACCTTGATGGCGACAGCATCACCTATTCCCTCGACGGCCAGCCGTCCGAAGGCTCCGTCAGCCTCAATGCCGATGGCTCCTACAGCTTTACCCCCGGCGCCGACTTTGATGATCTGGCCGTGGGCGAGAGCCGCACCGTCTCCTTCAGCTTCACCGCTGACGATGGCAATGGCTCCACCGATCAGGGCACCGTCACCATTGAGGTGACCGGCACCAATGACGCCCCGACCGCCATTGATCTCTCCGCCAGCACGGTGGACGAGAATGCCGTAGGCGCCGTCATCGGAACCCTCTCCACCACCGATGTGGATACCTCCGACAGCCACAGCTACACCGTCTCTGACGACCGCTTCGAGGTGGCCGAGGATGGCTCCGGCAATATGGTGCTGCAGCTCAAAGACGGCGTGGCGCTTGATCATGAGAGCGAAGCAACGGTCACCGTGACCGTCACCTCCGACGACACCAATGGTGCCTCAGTCGCCGAGGACTTCACCATCACCGTCAACGACCTCAACGAGGCCGTCACCGCCGATGATGCCTCCGAGACCACGGTCGAAGGATCGGTCCTTGACAGTTCCGTCACCGCAACCGACCTTGATGGCGACAGCATCACCTATTCCCTCGATGGCCAGCCGTCGGAAGGCTCCGTCAGCCTCAATGCCGATGGCTCCTACAGCTTCAACCCCGGCTCCGACTTTGATGACCTGGCCGTCGGCGAGAGCCGCAC belongs to uncultured Cohaesibacter sp. and includes:
- a CDS encoding EAL domain-containing protein, yielding MALILIVDDQNTNRQIYAQIARRIEAEVEVVTCSGPIDALAWLRGNTPDLILTDFSMPGMRGDDFIGQIRSDRRLTDIPIIVVTVFEDRRLRLRALDAGATDLLISPVDHREFIARARNLLKMHRQSKVLSNRANSLLESLKKSESILAWTQRESASRLVNVINTLPVMVSATDLDGCYLFMNVNQANYLGLRVEQVVGRHRAEIFGSQIAERYDSIDQLVITSKHGIRSFEEEIIGADSNKRIFLTTKSPLVEGDQVIGVVTSSQDITDRKAAETHLHHLAHHDTLTGLANRALLKDRVEREIGRCRRGDGRFALHLIDLDGFKQVNDIHGHATGDELLTRVADGLRMITGPDDLVARLGGDEFAILQSNISSDSQVEDLCHAAMEAMPGAIADVKLSTPVTASVGISIHPEDGNSYEHLMRNADLAMYRTKAANGNGFSFFVANMDARAREERRLDNTLREALESDRFELLYQRQIDIRNGHITGCEALLRMRDMDGNLVAPSEFLARAERNGLIMPINEWVIREACRQGARWLDMGLPEFTIGVNLSPVQFQRQSVPLLVARILSETGLPPHLLDLELTESIVLHDREQVALQLQQLRDLGVKISIDDFGTGCSSLSYVKHFPVDRLKIDQSFVRDLLNNPSDAAIVRATITLGHSLGFEVIAEGVESEEVVRHLELEHCDKAQGYYFGKPQTAEALQLAIQSQVTRKTA
- a CDS encoding TolC family outer membrane protein produces the protein MSKQKTMFEARDAMSRTRVGATKAGARLRLVAALLVTVSVFTMTPARADNLAQMLYDVYDNNPEIQAEEAGLDVKKAMTKKATSAFMPQVNAYASHSMVEENLKAGGTDRTRTSQYGIEASQRLFNGFRNRNNLIKAKYEEKSGYYQVRSREREILLEAVKAYMDVYAARKMIILRREHVANLEKQKRATQARIRAGELTRTDLSKTEALLYRAYASLEGAQADLGGAAGRYEALVGYKPGDLIYPQMPVRYLPATPDEAAKKALQMHPDLRASRASDRAADYAVKSAQGAFLPTLDLSGNISENFASSVAEANKSDRSLSLRLSLPLFDGGARLAEVERARAARSQQVHQTNALTAKIKASAREQFLRYKAAEAAKRQAKAEVNAASNLLRGIKIEEKAGQRSYLDILDAEVSLLDARELEIYSQADSVIAIYSYLAATGQLTVSGMRNEYARNDPQTAAVVERARQMASADKSGPAKAVGREFSGDPWSGMR
- a CDS encoding HlyD family type I secretion periplasmic adaptor subunit is translated as MSKNTGLDSKTLTLPLALEAEQPPQLFAYVVTGCLGFLAVFILWAFVTSVLEVTHAGGQIQPLGSVQNVQHLEGGYIDKILVTEGDRVTAGQPLVRLRPTATESERDQLAIRAASLRMSIATIDALTRQQELLLFDSGDQRYANIARSQQDVFASEKERINRELAKYASQLARREAEYRAAVSEHRSGVKRMEIAQEQYNILDGLLKQQYASRRSVLEAEATLEESRSRLYALDGKISTTREQAKEAQIQLDEARAKIFSDLAKEKSKNASELAEVTRLLTKQQDRVASLDLVSPTNGIVQELPINTVGAVVRSGEVVARIVPDDRKIVADVRVNPKDIGHIHLDADAKVTVSTFDPYVFGSLEGKVKTISATSFEDQDGQPYFKVQIALDKNEFNRKGTSYPVLPGMVVTADIVTGSKSLARYLLKPVYRSMDVAFSER
- a CDS encoding ABC transporter transmembrane domain-containing protein; translated protein: MIDKTSGSDVPPSANISVSDASRKIAFRPIRPAERSNKGKKHSNPVLLRQPSRRPLEGASFAEAARQLDEGDVALSDLAQYSNDHHLADDPSLQTEAMDDEDLFAGDAALLSSEADLASVPFSEFEERLGISERWSGIDYHSSAGRCVQVLLALIGWAGGGRHLAQVLPHFNTVDDMTGLRAVLTRLNYVAIADEARLGQLSNEKMPCLYEDEDGLVRIVLAVDYATRSLSCFNGLTGQQEEIASPERPVLVYYIKPIDVASQTRFVQSFGWVTHAAASFRKLFLSLFVINFGINIAAMAVPIFIMTVYGYAIPSKAPGSLMMFVIGVGLVIAADHALRALRTRILAYVGARFDTALSVEVFQRLLYLPYTMVQNASMGAQLARLRQFEKLREIFLGSFGTAVLDLPFVLVFITAIALIGGWIAAIPSMLVVCYIVLALVTVPIAKRQTMQSGDAKSKKQNIMMELFLMHREIKSVGGEAIWQKRYEEASANFAALDFRAQHFSRQVQTISQALSMAAGIATLATGTIMVMEGNLGVGGLIAIMALIWRVLAPLQNAFLSLSRIGKLIEAVRMVNNLMRTQTERMPGVVPSISRKFEGHISTKNLSFRYPQAADAAIKSANVVINPGEIVAITGPSGGGKSTFLKLLAGIYRPVAGAVGFDHLDIRQMDLGELRFEISYQPDNATFFYGTVAQNFHLNDPETNRSKMLDLMAQFNIEADDPDLPEGLDTRLKAETIHQMPDALKQKLLLCRSFSKAATYYFLDEPANYLDFETDRKFMDHLETMRGASTILFTTQRPSHMKMADRILVLYEGQVILNGPPEKVLPQLDAFNKSVA
- a CDS encoding ABC transporter transmembrane domain-containing protein encodes the protein MMNSRKTENRRGLLATFKAGLARFHDVFQPPNSMRTTWFAEQVRVPKRIMAASFVINMLGLGMPLVILQIYDRIIPNQSYSTLFYLIMGLAVVLVVDTMLKIVRSHISGWSSSYIDYVSGVEAIRRVLLATPEALEKNPASTHIDRMNALSVTARMFAGPARMGLVDLPFIFIFLGVMVIVSPTIAGLLVCVFAVFAWRLLVRARGIQDLQDERQQLDRRKYDFVIEALSGIEAIKTMACEPQMMRRYERLQEAIAVAFHRSVKLDGATQSLSASFASITMITIVSSGALLVIEGSQSIGSLACCLLLGGRAVEVLVRSIRSWSELSNFDLVKQNVDELFSINPEPDRQIVSLSLETGEISLKDVVIRSRMREGQDEYHISMTIPHGTFIGIKGNKVSDDHHLLRIMRAVSLPDQGQIRMGGEDLEALIDADLSGSIAYVSNSPAIFSGTILENLTLFNPREGLHDARYAAQLIGLESDIQQLPHGYDMPLGMGGNETLPPSFRQRICIARAIARKPKILVLEEANALLDQRSDALLRKGLEDLRGSMTIVFLSNRPSFLALADGQFCLRDGGLQPIEPQKPEAGKPVASDGQDLRASAPRTVAAGGSV